CTAAAAGCGTGGAGACAGGAAAGTGGAGAACGTGTCAGCTAGGGATTCTGAAACGGTTCTTATTCCATTTTCATATAACTCGAGTGGAATcagaaaaggaaaaatgtaggTACGCGAAATAGGTTCCCCACGTGTCTGACGTAAAGAGGTAGGAAATCTCACTCTAAGATCCCAGTCAGAGACTTGTCACATCAGATGTCAGAGTCATCTCGCCGAGGACCAATCACACGAAGGAAAAAAGAAGATATGAGCAAAGGCAGGGATAGTTACACGAAGATTTGAAGGAACAAATTGGAGTACTCAGAAAGTCAACAAGGACGAAGTCAGGAAAAGCGAAGTAGGATTACATGGTTGAAAAGACAGGTCACAAAgtagataaattatggagcaagaaaagagacaggtgtcccgacaagtcCATGTGAGGATAgcgaaagaaagagaaaaactttaTAGAAAATGATCCGGACGAAGTAAAGGGCACCTCCGCGAGAATGTGGCGAAGTGAAATGAGCTGTACTCCATTAGAGTTagttggcctataaatagaggtcctcgGGCAAGATGAAAGGGGAGATTTTGAGTGGAGTGGAATGGGAGAGCTTTGCTTAGATTAGAGTTTCCTTGTGTTTAAGAACTTGTACTTTGATTTCTTTGTATGATTCATCGATAAAGATTTTTGGGTTCATATTATTAAAgatgtcttagatcttggttacttttcttttgggtgtactactggattaTCAGTAGATTAAGAATTGCTTTGTTAATTAAGAATCTTAAGATCTTACATATGGTTTCTGTAGATGATAACGTGTAACTCTTTTGCACTGCaatttgttttatttcttctGCGTCATCTCTGTTGCATCTTCTGAATTCTTTGTTTAGATGATAATTCATGTCTATTTAAAATAAAGTAACACAGATTCTGGTACTGGGTTCGAATATCAACAATAGTAATTGTTACTCGGCAGATTCATAAACCATACAGGCTTGAAGCTGAGAGTCCTAGCAGCACGGGCTTTCGAATACCAAGTCACTTCTGTAGTGACTTTGAAACTATACAAAATTATTAGAAAACCCATCGTGAGATGAATTACTGTCTAAGATTAATCTTGTCAGACAGGTAATTAGTGGTTATTTTTTGCCATTtgaatataaatgtatttgtctaAATCTTGCACAATATAGCCGCATCATATGTCTTAAATTATCCTAGGTGATACGCAAGATATGCAGCATTTGCTTGTGGTGCGAACTGGAGGATGCATCAATATTAAAGCCGTTTTAATGATAAACGTGGCTGGGACGACCAACAAGCCAACAACATCATTGTCACCTCTTTGTTAAAGACTCCGAACTCTTTTACCACAAAACACACTTGTCACTACCATGAAAGATTGTCACGGCCATAGCCCAAGACCCCTGTCTAAACTTACTGCCGTGCCAACTATTATATTCAACACCCCCTTTATTAAGGACGATATAAACCCTATTTTAAAACGAATATATAGACCCTAAAAAAACTATTCTCTCGGTCTGCGAGGAAGAAATTCGAAGCTGAAGTAGGAGGACAACAATGTCAAGCCTTCCAGAGGAGATCTATCTAGATGTTAATCTTACAGTTCTTGCTCTTAGAAACCCATGGGCCTAACTaccctcgaaaaccggcttgcaagggTAGGGCTGCCTAAGGCTTATAAGCTTTACATTATGAAGGATCTGGACGATGTGGGACTATTTCTAACACCCATTTCTAACACCCCCCTCAAACTCGAGAGGGTCGAGTTTGAATACACCCTGGACCTGAAGCATGGCAGGCGGATCGTAGCACACGGATTGCGGCCATGCCGAAACACTCACACAACACGGAGCCCACACCACCCGAGTCTGGCTCGGGTACCATCTTATAAACCCATGGGCCTAACTACCCTCGAAAATCGGCTTGCAAGGGTAAGGTTGCCTGAGGCTTATAAGCTTTACATTATGAAGAATCCgggcgatgtgggactatttctAACACTTACTACACAAAGAAACAACGACAGTCTACTGTTTAGATGTTTTGAGGACATTAGTATGTATTCCATAAGTTATGATTCATTATCGAATGAACCTGATGCTCCTGTTGTTGTTGAATTGGATTTCCCCTATAAAGCTTCTTCTGAATTGCTAGGCTCATGTAATGGCTTGGTATATGGCTGGAACCATCATAAGGAATTCTTTTTTCTGTTGAACCCAGCCACCAAGGGATACAAGAGATTACCCGAAACACCAGATACATATAATTATTACCGTGAATTACATGGTTTTGGTTATGATCACAAGACCGACGATTACAAGTTGGTAACGATTAATAAAAATGTAGAGGGTAATAATTTGGTCCAAGTCTGTTCTTTAAAATCAAAGTCATGGAAAAGCTTTCAATCCAGCGAGTATGAGTTTCATTCTGATGAAAGATCCGGGGTGCTTttaatggagctcttcattggccCGCGGGGGAATGTATAGCCTCAATGGATATCAGTGAAGAGAGATTTGAATACCTACAACTACCAGCGACTCGGTTGCACTTTTTGGATATGGGAGTGTTAGATAGGTGCCTTTGTGTACTAGCACATTTTGAGGAGACTTTTAAAGTATGGGCAATGCAAGATTATGGAGTTCCAGAATCTTGGACTAAACTTTATACTATTAAGTACGGGGGCATACTGTGCGATATTCATTCCAGATTTTATGTGAAGCTTATAGGGTCTCTTACAAATGGTGAGATTTTGTTCAAGAACGCACATAACATAGTTTTTTACAACCCAATGTATGGAACTGTGAGAAGATCAAATATCCATGGTTCAATGGTGCCAGAAGCAATCAGTTATTTTGAAAGCTTGGTTTCACCAAACTCTATTACTGGTgtgggaaaaaggaaaaagagagaAATCAGTAGAAACCTGAAGATGAGTACAACCAAGAAGAGAAACAGGTGAATATGTTAGTTCGTATTTTTTATTAATACATATTTGTATAGTTTCTTAGTAAGTTCTCTTTCATTTATGTTTTGCTTTAAATATTAGAACCTTCAATACACCATGTAATGGAAATTAATTTAGTTTTATATTATGCGTACTAAATAAATATTCCTGTTAGTATTAGTACAAAATAAGTTTGGATATGATAGATAACTCAAATATTTAATGGTGACACAGGGACGTGGCAGAGCATGTAGGAGGCTGATGGAGTATTGCTGGACTTGAGGAAGAACTGAAACAGGAGAATGCACGTGTCTTAGGGGATAACAATTGTTTGTCAAGCTACTTCAAAACACATTTTATACATAGTGCGAAAAAAACGACCATGAGAAATTGTTACGGGCCTCGCCGTCCTAGACCAAGACTCATGTCTAAGCTTGTGTTTCGAGCATCGGtccatgccaaccattccattcATTCTTCTCGGATATAACAAAGCCTAAACCCTAAATATTTATTTGTCTCTGAGTTTATAATAAAGAAATTCGAAAGCGGAAGAGGAGAAACAATGTCAAGCCTTCCAGAAGAGATCTACCTCGAAATTCTTCTGACGGTACCAGTGAAATTTACATCTGTATGTAAGTATGTTTGTATGTCCTGGTTTTGTTTAATTTCTGACCATAGTTTTGGTAAATTGCATCTTCGTGTTACTACTCAAAGAAACAGCTGCAGTGTCATGTTTAAAAGTTTATACGATGTTAATGTGCATTCCATAAGTTATGATTCATTATTATCCTCGaatgaatctgatgattctgtTGTTACAATGGATTTCCCTTATAGTTCTTCAAGATATTTGATTTTTTTGTGGGGTCATGTAATGGCTTGGTATATGGCTGGAATTATCAGATGAAATTCTTTTTTCTGTGGAACCTAGCCACAACGGAATACAATAGATTACCCAAATCACCATATACATATTCTAATCTTGTGGGTGAATTTCACGGTCTTGGTTATGATTATAAGAACAACGACTATAAGTTATTACAGATTAGCACTTGTGGATCCATTTTAGTACAAATATATTCTTTAAAATCAAACTCATGGAAAAGCTTACAATCCGTCCAATATGAATTTCGTGGTCCTAAGCTGTGTGGTCTGCTCTttaatggagctcttcattggtttGGGGGTATAATAGGTAAAACGTCCTCCAGAATGATAGTAGTGTCAATGGATATCAGTGAAGAAAAATTTCAAGAACTGCAACTACCAATCACACTGCCACCAAATCAACATAAGATGAATATGGGAGTGTTAGAAGAGTGCCTTTGTGTACTTGCTAAATTTGAAGAGACTGTTGAAGTATGGGTAATGCAAGATTATGGAGTTCCAGACTCTTGGACTAAATTTTATACCCTTACATATGAGAGCATAATGTGTACTTCCAATTATGATGTTCAGCTTATTGGGTTTTTTAGGGATGGTGTGATTCTATTCAAGAACGCAAGTAACGTAGTTTTATATGATCTTAAGTATGGAACTGCGAGAAAACAAAATAGCCATGGTCTATATTCGGGAGATGCTGTGAGTTATTTTGAAAGCTTGGTTTGATTAAACTCTATTACTGCTGTgggaagaaggaaaaagagacaaaTAACCACAAACTTGAAGAAGAGAAAGACTAAGAAGAGAAACAGGTGAATATACTACTTAGTCCTTGTTTTTAATGATCTGTCTTTATTTATGTTTTAAACTTCAAATACACCATGTAATGGAAGTGAATTTAGTTTTTTATCATGTCTACGAAATACATCTCCATATTAGTATTAAACAATTTATGTTTGGATATGGGTTATTCCAATTCgttataattcatatataatgaTAGACAACTCAAATATTTTATGGTAACGCAGGAACGTGCTGGAACATAGGGGAGGCTGAGGGAGTATTGCTGGTCTTGTCACTTGAGGCAATCAGATGGGATGAATAACCGAAACAGGAGAAAGCACGTGTCTTAGAAGATAACAAAATATGGTACGTGGTGTATTATCTAACTGAAATGGCGTAATAGATATGTGTTGGATAATGCTAAGCTATGTTCAGTCAAGTTAGTGTGTCTATATTGAGAAGACAAGAGTCGTTAGACAATCTTCATTAGGTTTACAGAAGATATTCTAACAGTCTAGTCATATAAACATGAATGCCACTGCATATCAGATGTATTTTCCTAAAGCTCTCAATATAAATTCGTCTCTAGTAGTTTGGTGGTAAGTTAAGTTACGTTTAATCTAGAAACTATGATGCAAATGTCAAATTGGGGTATTGTTATTTATGCTTTTACCCGGAAAAGTAGAGGATAATTGCGTGGTTCTTTAGTGAATctttttttcgtttaatttgtttttcttttatggtTGTTATGCATAATAAAACCTTAAATTTCTTGTCCTGCATCCGCAACGATGCATCTCCATGTGTAGAATCTATTTATCGTTTTGGTAATTTGGTTATTGATTTTGCACTTCTTCTTAAGTCATCTAATCATTTCAAGCTTTCTACCATTAGTAAGTAACAATCATACTTGTTATTGATTATTGCAATAGCAATCTCTCCACTTACAGTTGCAGGGTGCTACATATCTGATCTTTTTAACATGGCTTTGACAGAGCCATGGTTTCGTCCTCTATATGTTTTTGTATGATCTAATTTTTTATCCGTCTTGAGCCTCCCATCATTACCTTCGGAtgaatctggaagaaaaaaatcaGTTTTTGTTGTTAGATTGTGTAGCTGAGGTTTTGTTGGGGGATTTGTTACATATGCTGCTGGAAATAGAGTAGATTTACAATTAGGTAATGGGATCAGATCCTTTGTTGTTCTAATTAATTCACAGTAGGGTTGCTGCTAAATCTTATGAGCTTCAAAGTCTGTGCTAGTCATTACTTTATTATGTATATATCAATATTCGTGAGTAGAGTGATTCGAATGATCGAGACTTAAGTCTTGTTCTTTTTGTTCTCTTTGTTGTTGGTTGTATCTTTGCTTATCATCGCCCATTTCCTTTTGGTAATGGTATTTCCAACGAAGACATGAGTGCCAATAGTAGTCCACAGTCGCTAAGAAGCACGGATAGAAAgatgattttatttttgaaaaggagTATAAGGTTATTCATGATGTATTGTTCTTCAAATTCTACGAAAAATCAGTGTTTCAGTAGACAAATGATAATCCGAATCGAAGTTTCAAAATAGGTTCATCATCCTTCACAGGTGATATTGATTAAGATGCCAAGGTTATTCATGCATGTTTGTTCGGGTAATATCCGGCCTGAACAAACATGCTTGCGCAAATCCTTGCTGGCTGGGACTCTTTCTAAGCCAAAGTACTAGATAATATTTGATGAATGCAGGGGTCTGGTCACAGAGCATAAATGATACTTCGGAAATGCCATGAATGCTAAAAATGGATCTCTAGACTAATGTAGCTGcatgttttctgactactacacccaagtaagattaaagactaaaaactatttaaacatacaagattcaacatAAATAAGATGTAAATAGCATGGAACGTAAAGATAGACACAAGCATATAATATGGTTCGGCCATGAAGTCCTACGTCCACGGAAaaaaagatgttttcttattgattataaggtcttatccTTGAATGTGTTCCAGATCTTTTcaagatttctcactttctctctatctaagtctctctcaggaattctttgtagaaagaccatctaagattacataagttttccatctcctggtacattgattggtatttatagacaaaataAACTCGTGTTTGCTTGATCGTCCGAGTTGGGTGAGTTGTCTTCCATCGTCCTGGCTCCTTCGGACTCGTTCTATACCGTCCTCGCGATGGCA
This portion of the Papaver somniferum cultivar HN1 chromosome 11, ASM357369v1, whole genome shotgun sequence genome encodes:
- the LOC113325365 gene encoding F-box protein CPR1-like, which codes for MGLTTLENRLARVRLPEAYKLYIMKNPGDVGLFLTLTTQRNNDSLLFRCFEDISMYSISYDSLSNEPDAPVVVELDFPYKASSELLGSCNGLVYGWNHHKEFFFLLNPATKGYKRLPETPDTYNYYRELHGFGYDHKTDDYKLVTINKNVEGNNLVQVCSLKSKSWKSFQSSEYEFHSDERSGVLLMELFIGPRGNV